The following proteins come from a genomic window of Lolium rigidum isolate FL_2022 chromosome 5, APGP_CSIRO_Lrig_0.1, whole genome shotgun sequence:
- the LOC124654337 gene encoding uncharacterized protein LOC124654337, producing MEKISWSCKYLDSSACIGILWRLGRLQLTAVRRRRNDTIPYNGEDNTCLYLPIFPAVTGMEPAEWDLVEEIRKIENTFPAVEFSTLKLEVNIIWKTGHVFGPLVLSLLGISWIRRATRRLEINLKRRNSEQWCARGTNCPCDQPGNWRTKPNSLTLINLEEVEIEGIEGLDDEFDFLKVVFQFALKLKKVNVKVSDRVTPSALKKIDNMFKEYPRVECCVTSAPVSATRPAKN from the exons ATGGAGAAGATTTCTTGGTCTTGCAAATATTTAGACAGTTCAGCTTGCATTGGTATTTTGTGGCGCCTCGGTCGCCTGCAATTGACGGCCGTACGGCGACGTAGAAATGACACTATACCCTACAACGGGGAAGACAACACATGTTTGTACCTACCAATATTTCCAGCCGTG ACCGGTATGGAGCCTGCAGAGTGGGACTTGGTGGAAGAGATAAGGAAAATCGAGAATACCTTCCCAGCTGTCGAGTTCTCCACTTTGAAGCTTGAAGTTAATATTATATGGAAGACGGGGCACGTGTTTGGACCCCTTGTTTTGTCCCTTCTTGGAATAAGTTGGATCCGTAGAGCGACAAGAAGGCTTGAGATCAACCTAAAAAGGAGGAACAGCGAG CAATGGTGTGCACGCGGAACAAATTGCCCATGTGATCAGCCTGGGAATTGGAGAACAAAACCCAACTCTTTGACTTTGATCAATCTTGAAGAAGTAGAAATCGAAGGGATCGAAGGACTTGATGATGAGTTTGATTTCTTGAAGGTAGTGTTCCAGTTCGCACTAAAGCTGAAAAAAGTTAACGTGAAGGTGTCAGATAGGGTCACACCAAGTGCGTTGAAGAAAATCGACAACATGTTCAAGGAGTACCCTCGTGTTGAATGCTGTGTTACTTCAGCTCCCGTTAGTGCTACGAG GCCTGCTAAAAATTAG